A genomic stretch from bacterium includes:
- a CDS encoding homoserine kinase produces EPYRLPHIPGAEEAVRSALAKGAVAVSLSGAGPGLLAFARKRHHAIGRAMQAAFQRAGLTARYWIIRACTSGLRLDGVPCRL; encoded by the coding sequence GAACCCTATCGGCTGCCCCATATTCCGGGCGCCGAAGAGGCGGTTCGCTCCGCTCTGGCAAAGGGAGCGGTGGCGGTTTCTTTGAGCGGCGCAGGGCCCGGCCTGCTCGCATTCGCGCGCAAACGTCACCATGCCATCGGTCGCGCCATGCAAGCGGCGTTTCAACGCGCAGGGTTGACTGCACGCTACTGGATCATCCGCGCCTGCACCTCAGGACTGCGGCTGGACGGTGTTCCCTGCCGCCTGTAG